The genomic stretch GCGCGAAGATGATGCGGTGCTCGCGACGCAACCAATCCATGCGCTCGTAGACGCGCAGACGCCCTTCGGCAGTGAGTTGCTTGGAGTCGTTGATCGACGACGCGTTGCGCCGACACCAGTCGCTCTCGAGAAACGATCGGTTGACCAACACCGCGGCCGCGACGACCGGCCCCGCGAGTGCGCCGCGACCGGCTTCGTCGACCCCGATCAGGCCGTGCGCGGTCCCGATCTGACGGAGGTCGAAGCCCCGGAGGCGGCGTTTCTTGCGACGTTCGTTCACGCGTGCTCCGTCGTTCGTATCACCAAGCCTGATACGCGGCCTTCGGCTCGGGCAGCGGCAGCTCGTCGAGCTTCCCGGCGGCCTTGACCACTTCGTAAGCGGTGCGGAAATGCAGTTTCGCGAAACGCCCGAGCGCACGCGCACCGAAGCGCTCGATGATGCGGTGGGCCTGCTCCTTGACCTTCGCGCTCGCGCCCTTCTGGAGTTCGCCGCCGAACTCGTCGGAGAGCTTGCGCATGATGCGCACGTACTCCGCGCGGGCCACGATCGAGGCCGCGGCGACCACCGGATCCTCTTCCGCCTTCGTGCGCTGGCGGAGATCGAACGAGTCGTCCTTGAAGTAACCCGCCACGAGATTCTGCTTGGAAAATTGGTCGAGCATGCCCCACGGCACGCGACGCTTGCCGAGCGCCTCGGTGAGCGACTTCGAGTGCTGCCAAGCGAGGAGTCGGTTGAGGTTCGCCTTGGGGCGGCTCATCAACTCGTTGTATTTCTCCATCCCGCAATAGCAGGTCGTCGCGACGGCGCCGCGGGTCTCGCGGACGAGTTTGTCGAGCCGGAGGATCTGCGCTTCACCCACGGTCTTGCTGTCGCGCACGCCGGCCTTCATCCACGCCTCGACCTGTTCGCGGCCGGCCACGACGCACGCAGTGACGACCGGCCCGAAGAAGTCGCCCTTGCCGCTCTCGTCCAGCCCGGCGTGCTCCTCGAACCACTCCGGATGCACCACGTCGTCGTAACCCAGCTTCGCCTGCTTCAGCACCTCGGGCTCGAGAAAATTGAGCACGAAATCTTCGGTCTCCTTGCCGGCGACGACGAGCTTGCCGCTGGTGTAGCCGGTGACGACGACCTTGTTGCCGCGAAACGCGAAACGCGCGTACTGCACTTCGAACGCCTCCCATGCCCGCTCGGCGCAGTGGCGGCGCACGAGCTCCATCTGCTCCTCGGAGAGCTTGGCGGTGTAGCTGGAGATCTTCTTGGGACCGTCCGTGTCGGAGGCCGGCGGGAATTTCGGCATCGCATCACTTGAAGCGAAAACCGCCCGAATCCCACGAAAAATCTTCCGGGAACACCCGCCGACCGCAGATTGTGCCGAACTTCGATCCCGCGATGTCCCCCGGTGCTCAAACCCTGCTCGATTCCGCGCCCGTGTTTCGCGCCCGGCTGGCTGCTTGGTTCGACGCGAAACAGCGGCCGCTGCCGTGGCGGACCGAACGATCGCTCTACCGGACGGTCGTCTCGGAGTTGATGCTGCAACAGACGCAGATCGCGACCGCGCTGCCCTACTTCGAGCGCTGGGTGCGTGCCCTGCCCGACTTCGCGTCGCTCGCCGCGGCTTCCGAGGAGCAGGTGCTGAAGCTCTGGGAGGGCCTCGGCTACTACCGCCGCGCGCGTTTCCTCCACCGCCTCGCGCGCGAACTCGTGGCGCGAGAAAAACCACCCCGCACTGCCGACGAGTGGCGCGAGCTACCCGGTATCGGACCTTACACGGCCGCGGCGATTTCCAGCATCACCTACGATGCGCCCGCGGCCTGCGTGGACGGAAACGTGGTGCGCATCCTCGCGCGGCTCTCGGGCGACGCGACTGCGTTCACCGACGGCTCCCGCGCGGTTCGGCACTTCGAGGCGCTCGCGGCCGCCCTGCTCGATCCCGCGTCTCCCGGCCGGCACAACGAGGCCATGATGGAACTCGGCGCGACGGTCTGCACGAAGCACGCACCTCGCTGCCTCGAGTGTCCGGTCGCTGAACTCTGTAGCGGCAGAGCCGAAGGCATTGCCGAATCCCTCCCGCGCATCGCGCGCCCCGACTCGATCAAGCAGTCGGTCGACCGCGCTTGGATCGTGCACGACGGACGACTCCTCCTCGTCCGCTCCGGAGCGGACGCCGGCCGACTCGGTGGCATTCTCGAACTGCCCCGCGTCGCCGACTTGACCCCGGCGGTCGACTGGGAAAACAACGCCGAACTCCTCGCCACCCACCGCCGCGCGATCACCCGCTACCAGATCACCGAGCGCATCTTCCGGATCGAGCCGCGCCCGGCCGCGCTCCGATCACTCGGCGGAGCGGAGTGGATCCCGCTCGACGCCGTCGAAACCGTCACGCTCTCGGGACCGCACCGGCGCTGGGTGAAGGCCCTTTTGCTGGCCGGCGAAGACACGAGCCGGACAGCGCGGCCGGCTCCCCGCCAGGGACGTCTGTTCGCCTGAGAGCCCGTCCGAAAACCGGCGCGTTTACTTCAACCCGAACTTGTCGGTGATGAACGCGCGGGACTCGACCACGTCGGTCGGATTGAGCCGCGGATTCAACTCCAGCACGAGGATGTGCTCGGGACGCACGAAACCCGCGATCATCCCGAAATCGATCTCGCCCGTACCGGGGGGGACGTGGTCCTTGAATCCCTTCACGTCGTGGATGTGAAACCCGGCGAGGCGCGAGGCGTTGGCCTCGAGCAGCGCGCGTTGCGTGATCAGACCCATCTTCTCCTTGAGATGCGCGTGCCCGGTGTCGTGCCAAGCGGCGAGCGCGGAGCCCGCACCGAACCGCTCGAACAGCGCCGGAAAATCGCGATCGAGCGGAAGCTCGTCGATCTTTTCACGGTT from Opitutales bacterium ASA1 encodes the following:
- the rnhC gene encoding ribonuclease HIII yields the protein MPKFPPASDTDGPKKISSYTAKLSEEQMELVRRHCAERAWEAFEVQYARFAFRGNKVVVTGYTSGKLVVAGKETEDFVLNFLEPEVLKQAKLGYDDVVHPEWFEEHAGLDESGKGDFFGPVVTACVVAGREQVEAWMKAGVRDSKTVGEAQILRLDKLVRETRGAVATTCYCGMEKYNELMSRPKANLNRLLAWQHSKSLTEALGKRRVPWGMLDQFSKQNLVAGYFKDDSFDLRQRTKAEEDPVVAAASIVARAEYVRIMRKLSDEFGGELQKGASAKVKEQAHRIIERFGARALGRFAKLHFRTAYEVVKAAGKLDELPLPEPKAAYQAW
- the mutY gene encoding A/G-specific adenine glycosylase MutY, with translation MSPGAQTLLDSAPVFRARLAAWFDAKQRPLPWRTERSLYRTVVSELMLQQTQIATALPYFERWVRALPDFASLAAASEEQVLKLWEGLGYYRRARFLHRLARELVAREKPPRTADEWRELPGIGPYTAAAISSITYDAPAACVDGNVVRILARLSGDATAFTDGSRAVRHFEALAAALLDPASPGRHNEAMMELGATVCTKHAPRCLECPVAELCSGRAEGIAESLPRIARPDSIKQSVDRAWIVHDGRLLLVRSGADAGRLGGILELPRVADLTPAVDWENNAELLATHRRAITRYQITERIFRIEPRPAALRSLGGAEWIPLDAVETVTLSGPHRRWVKALLLAGEDTSRTARPAPRQGRLFA